A genomic region of Gemmatimonadales bacterium contains the following coding sequences:
- a CDS encoding PLP-dependent aminotransferase family protein, with the protein MTELASTLRYASRMDGVGPSILREFARVTLRPGMISFAGGLPAAELFPVAELQAAAVQTLEKYGRSALQYNDTAGNPALRAKIAARMTAAGAPTQGDNILVLSGSQQGLEFAAKLFLDPGDVVVCERPTYLGATAAFNSFQARFADVAMDDDGMVIDELVGVLERNPRSRIIYVVPDFQNPTGKTWSLERRQALVDVANRFDAIVVEDSPYGALRFEGNHVPPIKAFDTEGRVLFLGTFSKIFCPGFRIGWLAASDEVVARFNILKGNADLHTNSLAQAELNEYLEMYSIEEHIARIRSLYRSRRDLMLGIMAEKFPKSIKYNRPAGGMFTWAELPQGVDTRVLMDRALARNVAFVPGAPFHAAGGGENTMRLNYSSMPEDRIVTGLDILAEVLTAELSG; encoded by the coding sequence ATGACGGAACTGGCATCGACACTGCGGTACGCGAGCCGGATGGATGGGGTCGGTCCTTCGATCCTGCGCGAGTTTGCTCGAGTCACGCTGCGCCCCGGCATGATCTCGTTTGCCGGTGGTTTACCGGCGGCGGAACTGTTTCCGGTAGCTGAGCTTCAGGCTGCAGCGGTCCAGACCCTCGAGAAGTACGGTCGTTCTGCCCTGCAGTACAACGACACAGCCGGCAATCCGGCGCTTCGGGCCAAGATTGCTGCGCGTATGACCGCGGCGGGCGCTCCGACTCAGGGCGACAACATCCTGGTCCTGAGCGGGTCGCAGCAGGGGCTCGAGTTTGCGGCCAAGCTCTTTCTCGATCCGGGTGATGTCGTGGTCTGTGAGCGTCCGACCTATCTCGGCGCCACGGCCGCGTTCAACTCGTTTCAGGCCCGCTTTGCCGATGTCGCAATGGACGACGATGGGATGGTGATCGACGAGCTGGTGGGGGTGCTGGAGCGCAACCCCCGCAGTCGGATCATCTACGTGGTGCCGGACTTCCAGAATCCGACCGGCAAGACCTGGTCGCTCGAGCGGCGCCAGGCCCTGGTGGATGTTGCCAATCGCTTCGACGCGATCGTTGTCGAGGATAGCCCCTACGGTGCCCTGCGTTTCGAGGGCAATCACGTACCGCCGATCAAGGCGTTCGATACCGAAGGTCGGGTGCTGTTTCTCGGCACCTTCTCGAAGATCTTCTGTCCGGGCTTTCGGATCGGTTGGCTCGCAGCGAGCGACGAGGTGGTGGCCCGGTTCAACATCCTCAAGGGCAACGCCGACTTGCACACCAATTCGCTGGCCCAGGCCGAGCTCAACGAGTACCTCGAGATGTATAGCATCGAGGAGCACATTGCCCGGATTCGTTCGCTGTACCGAAGCCGGCGGGACCTGATGCTCGGGATCATGGCGGAGAAGTTTCCCAAGTCGATCAAGTACAACCGGCCGGCGGGCGGCATGTTCACCTGGGCCGAGTTGCCCCAGGGTGTCGATACGCGGGTGCTGATGGATCGGGCGCTTGCCCGAAACGTTGCGTTCGTGCCCGGTGCGCCGTTCCATGCGGCGGGTGGCGGCGAGAATACGATGCGGCTCAACTACTCGAGCATGCCGGAAGACCGAATCGTGACCGGGCTCGACATCCTGGCAGAGGTCTTGACCGCTGAACTTTCCGGCTGA
- a CDS encoding membrane dipeptidase: protein MTKRCEAVSDPSRRDFVRQAAFASAGIMAVDAEAAMAAARAPQPRQSRIDCLAIDSPRFDAGRALGGGFTSLVIDLQMYPRTMPAAFEALGGWSAAVSDPASRFHLIRRGADFDAAAASGKLGIVLTCQDAAILGSPSRSVNDANLATLRSFHGVGLRMLQLAHNDRNGVGDSYQERSDAGLSRLGEDVVAEMNRLGMGIDLSHCSDRTLREAVARSSKPCLVTHAGCRALYPTLRCKDDPEIRLLADRGGFFGVFSMSLWLTREPTASVDTVIRHIDHAVKTAGVDQVGFASDGPVLGVPSLDQELAGMRRYMENNRDRPGSEQIPTHIRPAELNGPDRMLVLAEGLRKRGYSADQVDKIIGRNFERVLTEILG, encoded by the coding sequence GTGACCAAACGGTGCGAGGCTGTCTCGGACCCGAGCCGGCGCGACTTCGTCAGGCAGGCTGCCTTCGCGAGCGCGGGAATCATGGCAGTCGACGCCGAAGCTGCGATGGCGGCGGCCCGAGCCCCGCAACCACGCCAGTCCCGAATCGACTGCCTGGCCATCGACTCCCCCCGGTTCGATGCCGGACGGGCGCTGGGCGGAGGCTTTACCAGTCTCGTCATCGACCTGCAGATGTACCCCCGTACCATGCCGGCGGCGTTCGAGGCGCTGGGCGGGTGGAGCGCCGCGGTCAGCGATCCGGCCAGTCGATTTCACCTGATTCGTCGCGGCGCGGATTTCGATGCAGCCGCGGCGTCCGGGAAGCTGGGGATCGTGCTGACCTGTCAGGATGCGGCCATCCTGGGGTCGCCGTCACGGTCGGTCAACGATGCGAACCTGGCGACCCTGCGGAGTTTCCATGGCGTCGGGCTCCGGATGCTTCAGCTGGCGCACAACGATCGCAACGGGGTGGGCGACTCCTATCAGGAGCGCAGCGACGCCGGCCTCAGCCGTCTCGGCGAGGATGTGGTGGCCGAGATGAATCGGCTCGGGATGGGGATCGATCTTTCGCACTGCAGTGATCGCACGCTGCGCGAGGCGGTGGCACGCTCGTCCAAGCCCTGTCTGGTGACGCATGCGGGCTGTCGCGCTCTATATCCGACCCTGCGCTGCAAGGACGATCCGGAGATTCGGCTGCTGGCGGACCGAGGTGGCTTCTTCGGGGTCTTCTCGATGTCGCTTTGGCTGACGCGCGAGCCGACAGCGTCGGTCGACACGGTGATCCGGCACATCGATCATGCGGTCAAGACGGCGGGCGTCGATCAGGTCGGGTTTGCCAGTGATGGCCCGGTGCTCGGCGTGCCATCGCTGGATCAGGAACTCGCGGGGATGCGGCGCTACATGGAGAACAACCGCGATCGGCCGGGGTCGGAGCAGATCCCGACTCACATCAGGCCGGCCGAGCTCAACGGGCCCGATCGAATGCTGGTGCTGGCCGAGGGGCTGCGCAAGCGGGGATATTCAGCGGATCAGGTCGACAAGATTATTGGGCGCAATTTCGAGCGGGTGCTTACGGAGATATTGGGATGA
- a CDS encoding YhgN family NAAT transporter: MEIFAAVITLFLIMDPLGNIPVFLSVLQPVDPARRRTILIREILIAYVVLLVFFFLGEHLLRLLHLEEETISIAGGIVLFLIALRMVFPPQGGMLGDTPEGEPFVVPLAIPLIAGPSTLAAVLLLQRSAQGSTLALLGAMTVAWALSAVILLSSTFFYRILRERGLIAMERLMGMLLVMVAVQMLIGGLKALLNP; this comes from the coding sequence ATGGAGATCTTCGCCGCGGTCATCACCCTGTTCCTGATCATGGACCCGCTCGGGAACATCCCGGTCTTCCTGTCGGTGCTTCAGCCGGTCGACCCCGCTCGGCGACGAACGATCCTGATCCGGGAAATCCTGATTGCCTACGTCGTACTGCTGGTCTTCTTCTTTCTGGGAGAGCACCTGCTCCGACTGCTGCACCTGGAAGAGGAAACCATCAGCATTGCCGGCGGCATCGTGCTGTTCCTGATTGCGCTGCGTATGGTATTTCCCCCTCAGGGCGGCATGCTGGGAGACACGCCGGAAGGCGAACCCTTTGTCGTTCCGCTGGCCATCCCGCTGATTGCCGGGCCCTCGACCCTTGCGGCCGTCCTGCTGCTGCAGCGATCGGCGCAGGGGTCGACCCTCGCGCTACTGGGCGCCATGACCGTGGCCTGGGCACTCAGTGCCGTGATCCTGCTCTCGTCGACCTTCTTCTACCGAATCCTGCGCGAACGGGGCCTGATCGCCATGGAACGGCTGATGGGCATGCTGCTCGTGATGGTGGCGGTGCAGATGCTGATCGGCGGGCTCAAGGCGCTGTTGAACCCCTGA
- a CDS encoding dienelactone hydrolase family protein: protein MTGLHLGQPVRTAGVPLGEAKAAVVMIHGRGATAESILTLESVIDRPEIAYLAPQAAGNTWYPFSFLMPLEQNEPGISSAMAALEQLLATIAAEGVPAERTVLLGFSQGACLAGEFAARHARRYGGVVMLSGGLIGPDGTPRDYPGSLDGTPVFLGCSDVDPHIPADRVRHSAEVLRRLHGNVTMKLYPGMGHLVNEDEIAAIRDVLAGVI, encoded by the coding sequence GTGACGGGGCTGCACCTGGGCCAGCCGGTCCGCACGGCTGGCGTGCCGCTCGGTGAGGCCAAAGCGGCCGTGGTGATGATCCACGGTCGCGGCGCTACCGCCGAGAGTATTCTGACGCTGGAATCCGTCATCGACCGGCCTGAGATTGCCTACCTGGCGCCGCAAGCTGCGGGCAACACCTGGTACCCGTTCAGCTTTCTGATGCCGCTCGAGCAGAACGAGCCGGGGATATCCTCGGCAATGGCGGCGCTGGAGCAGTTGCTGGCGACGATTGCGGCTGAAGGCGTCCCGGCGGAACGGACCGTGCTGCTGGGATTCTCTCAGGGTGCTTGCCTGGCGGGCGAGTTCGCAGCCAGGCATGCGCGGCGGTATGGCGGGGTGGTGATGCTGAGCGGTGGGCTGATCGGCCCTGACGGTACGCCGCGCGACTATCCCGGATCGCTCGACGGTACCCCGGTTTTTCTCGGCTGCAGCGATGTCGACCCGCACATCCCGGCCGATCGGGTCCGTCACTCGGCCGAGGTCTTGCGGCGGCTGCATGGCAACGTGACGATGAAGCTCTATCCCGGGATGGGGCACCTCGTCAACGAAGACGAGATTGCCGCGATTCGGGACGTTCTCGCCGGGGTCATTTGA
- a CDS encoding ring-cleaving dioxygenase, with product MTTNDTVTGLHHITVIAGDPQENLDFYVGVMGMRFVKKSVNQDVPGTYHLFYADGEAHAGTDLTFFPWPDMGPGVSGAGQTIEVALAIPKGSLPYWTERLARAGVAISGPVTRFGEALITFQDPHGLSLALVETADVREFTPWAESPVPADRQVLGLHGARLLVRAAEPSVQFLTDGLGFQEVGTEDGWRRFAVGAGGSGRVLDLAERPDERRGAWGRGSVHHIAWRVPDDDSHVAVQRRVANTRQSPTEVIDRFWFKSIYFKEPGGALFEVATDGPGFTVDEPLESLGESLVLPPWLESRRGAIEAGLQPLREPKLLEGGVSQ from the coding sequence ATGACCACCAACGACACGGTAACCGGCCTGCACCACATCACGGTGATTGCGGGAGATCCCCAGGAGAATCTCGATTTCTACGTTGGCGTGATGGGAATGCGCTTCGTGAAGAAGTCGGTCAACCAGGACGTACCAGGGACCTACCACCTGTTTTACGCGGACGGCGAGGCGCACGCCGGTACGGATCTCACCTTCTTCCCCTGGCCGGATATGGGGCCTGGCGTCTCTGGTGCGGGCCAGACGATCGAAGTCGCGCTGGCCATTCCGAAGGGAAGTCTGCCGTACTGGACTGAGCGACTGGCCCGCGCGGGCGTCGCGATCAGCGGCCCGGTTACCCGGTTCGGCGAGGCGCTGATCACCTTTCAGGATCCGCACGGCCTCAGCCTCGCACTGGTGGAAACGGCCGATGTCCGGGAGTTCACACCGTGGGCCGAGAGCCCGGTCCCGGCCGATCGGCAGGTGCTGGGTCTGCACGGTGCACGGCTCCTGGTGCGGGCTGCGGAGCCATCGGTCCAGTTTCTGACCGATGGATTGGGCTTTCAGGAGGTCGGCACCGAGGATGGCTGGCGGCGGTTTGCCGTCGGTGCGGGCGGGTCCGGTCGGGTGCTCGATCTTGCGGAGCGACCGGATGAGCGCCGTGGCGCCTGGGGGCGCGGCAGTGTGCACCACATTGCCTGGCGGGTTCCTGACGACGACAGTCATGTCGCGGTTCAGCGGCGGGTGGCGAACACTCGGCAGTCGCCGACGGAAGTGATCGACCGTTTCTGGTTCAAGTCGATCTACTTCAAGGAGCCGGGCGGGGCGCTCTTCGAGGTTGCGACCGATGGCCCTGGATTCACGGTCGATGAGCCGCTGGAGTCGCTGGGTGAGAGCCTGGTCCTGCCGCCCTGGCTCGAGTCGCGTCGGGGCGCCATCGAGGCGGGCCTCCAGCCCCTGCGCGAGCCGAAACTGCTCGAGGGAGGAGTGTCCCAGTGA
- a CDS encoding MarR family transcriptional regulator, whose amino-acid sequence MGRPRRQDTALKLWVVLARAHRAIEEHARIQVARHDLTLPEFGVLEALLHKGPLLLGELQRKILVSSGGITYVVDRLEGKGLVERQPCPDDRRARYVALTASGVRLIESVFAEHAETIELAMRGLGETEQRALADRLRTLGTYAAGRLGVPLDPV is encoded by the coding sequence ATGGGCAGGCCTCGTCGGCAGGACACCGCGCTCAAACTCTGGGTCGTCCTGGCTCGGGCTCATCGGGCCATCGAGGAGCATGCTCGGATTCAGGTGGCACGGCATGACCTGACGTTACCGGAGTTCGGGGTGCTCGAGGCGCTGCTTCACAAGGGCCCGTTGCTGCTCGGTGAGCTGCAGCGGAAGATCCTGGTGTCGAGCGGGGGAATCACCTATGTGGTGGATCGGCTCGAGGGGAAAGGGCTGGTCGAGCGCCAGCCGTGTCCCGACGATCGGCGGGCCCGCTACGTGGCGCTGACGGCTTCGGGGGTCCGGCTGATCGAGTCGGTGTTTGCCGAGCATGCCGAGACCATCGAGCTGGCCATGCGAGGGCTCGGCGAGACCGAACAGCGCGCCCTGGCCGATCGGCTCCGGACGCTGGGCACCTATGCGGCCGGCCGGCTGGGGGTGCCGCTCGACCCGGTCTGA
- a CDS encoding DUF4097 family beta strand repeat protein, with the protein MHRTILVAAAILIPANALAQVVGRNESTFAVAHQLSSGNWVRIASPNGTIRIVQTTGSEVRIRAEKTVRRGSIDDVGFVVRRTGDGVTVCAVYEDEAECGNDGSYRSRNRRSWPNSPQVRTDFTVSIPSNARVKAGSGNGDITIEGAGPTVLASTGNGNIDISNTEGEVEAHSGNGRVTITSAKGAVDASTGNGAIRIATAMGPVDATTGNGSIDVTMDRVQGSPDMRFTTGNGRITVRVPEGFGAELVSSSGSGRVTVDLPLEVVGRVRKSSVRGRIGSGGGRLVLRTGNGSVNVTRA; encoded by the coding sequence ATGCATCGCACTATCCTGGTCGCCGCAGCTATCCTCATACCCGCCAATGCCTTGGCCCAGGTCGTCGGGCGCAACGAAAGCACCTTTGCCGTGGCACACCAGCTCAGCAGCGGCAACTGGGTCAGAATCGCTTCGCCCAACGGAACCATCCGCATCGTGCAGACCACCGGTTCAGAGGTTCGGATCCGCGCAGAAAAGACAGTCCGGCGCGGATCAATCGACGATGTCGGCTTCGTGGTCAGGCGCACCGGCGATGGGGTCACGGTCTGCGCGGTCTACGAGGATGAAGCGGAGTGCGGCAATGACGGCAGCTATCGGAGTCGCAATCGGCGGTCATGGCCCAACTCTCCTCAGGTTCGGACCGACTTCACAGTCTCGATTCCGTCCAACGCCAGAGTCAAAGCCGGAAGCGGCAACGGCGATATCACCATCGAGGGCGCGGGCCCGACCGTCCTGGCCTCGACCGGCAACGGCAACATCGACATCTCCAATACCGAGGGCGAAGTCGAGGCTCACAGCGGCAACGGGCGGGTGACGATCACCTCGGCCAAAGGCGCCGTCGACGCATCGACAGGCAACGGCGCGATCCGAATCGCGACCGCCATGGGCCCGGTGGACGCGACCACCGGCAACGGTTCCATTGACGTCACGATGGACCGGGTCCAGGGTTCACCCGACATGCGCTTCACCACCGGCAACGGACGAATCACGGTCCGCGTTCCCGAGGGCTTTGGCGCCGAGCTGGTGTCGAGCTCTGGAAGCGGGCGGGTGACCGTCGACCTGCCCCTCGAGGTGGTGGGCCGTGTCCGAAAATCCAGCGTTCGGGGCCGAATCGGCTCAGGAGGCGGGCGTCTCGTCCTCAGGACCGGCAACGGCAGCGTCAACGTAACCCGAGCCTGA
- a CDS encoding D-aminoacylase, with protein MSTFRTSVVPSLVALLAVTACQPPGKPAETRGGNYDLIIEGGRVVDGTGAAWFYGDVAIRGDRIARIVPAGALADANATNRLDARGMVVAPGFIDIQSHSRGPLLRGDGRIVSKVTQGITTEIMGEGSTNAPANAKTLAGADITDPELQKLSESFQGEGGFGRWLDAMVANGPSANVGSFVGATTIRVYGMGEAMGAPDAAALDSMRKAVRWAMEDGAFGIASALIYPPGNFASTEELIEISKAMAPYGGVYITHMRSEADQVLEGIDEAIRIGKEAGVPVEIYHLKAAGKRNHYKMPLMIAKIDSARRAGLDVQADMYPYIAGGTGLSACMPPSASEGGKLYERLRDPAERAKIRAEILAPGMKDWENLCELSTPENVLVLGFRKDENKKWSGERLSEVAKEMGTDWVTAAMDLLASEDQRIGTIYFMMSEENVRLGLQAPWMKFGTDAGGMDPDSSSGLAHPRTYGTYTRILGKYVRDEGVLSLEDAIRKMSSAVATRLSIPDRGLLRPGMYADIVVFDPATVADRSTFEDPHQLSVGMNHVFVNGVAVVRDGVHTGAKPGRAVHGPGYRQRSR; from the coding sequence ATGTCCACCTTTCGCACCTCCGTGGTACCGTCCCTGGTCGCGCTGCTCGCGGTCACGGCCTGTCAACCGCCCGGGAAGCCCGCCGAGACCCGCGGTGGCAACTATGACCTGATCATCGAAGGGGGCCGAGTCGTCGACGGTACCGGCGCCGCGTGGTTCTATGGCGATGTTGCCATTCGGGGCGACCGGATTGCCCGCATCGTACCGGCCGGTGCGCTGGCCGATGCCAACGCGACCAACCGCCTCGATGCGCGCGGCATGGTGGTGGCGCCAGGCTTCATCGATATCCAGAGCCATTCCCGTGGCCCATTGCTCCGCGGCGATGGACGGATCGTCAGCAAGGTGACGCAGGGCATCACGACCGAAATCATGGGCGAGGGTTCGACCAACGCGCCGGCCAACGCCAAGACCCTGGCCGGCGCCGACATTACGGATCCCGAACTCCAGAAACTCTCGGAATCGTTCCAGGGTGAGGGTGGCTTCGGTCGCTGGCTCGACGCCATGGTCGCCAACGGCCCGTCCGCCAATGTCGGGTCCTTCGTCGGTGCGACCACCATTCGCGTCTACGGTATGGGCGAAGCGATGGGGGCGCCCGATGCCGCGGCGCTCGACTCGATGCGCAAGGCGGTGCGGTGGGCCATGGAAGACGGAGCCTTCGGGATTGCGTCGGCTCTGATCTATCCGCCGGGCAATTTTGCCTCGACCGAGGAGTTGATCGAGATCAGTAAGGCGATGGCGCCATACGGTGGCGTGTACATCACCCATATGCGGTCGGAAGCGGACCAGGTGCTCGAGGGCATCGACGAGGCGATCCGGATCGGCAAAGAGGCGGGTGTGCCCGTCGAGATCTACCACCTCAAGGCCGCGGGCAAGCGGAATCACTACAAGATGCCGCTGATGATCGCCAAGATCGACTCTGCTCGCCGCGCAGGGCTCGATGTTCAGGCCGATATGTATCCGTACATTGCGGGTGGCACCGGTCTCTCCGCCTGCATGCCGCCATCCGCCTCGGAAGGTGGCAAGCTGTACGAGCGGCTTCGGGATCCGGCCGAGCGAGCCAAGATCCGGGCCGAGATCCTCGCGCCCGGGATGAAGGACTGGGAAAATCTCTGCGAGCTCTCGACCCCGGAAAACGTGCTGGTGCTCGGCTTCCGGAAGGACGAGAACAAAAAGTGGTCGGGTGAGCGGCTCTCGGAAGTCGCCAAGGAGATGGGGACCGACTGGGTTACGGCCGCCATGGACCTGCTGGCGTCGGAAGATCAGCGCATCGGGACCATCTACTTCATGATGAGTGAAGAGAACGTCAGGCTTGGCCTGCAGGCGCCCTGGATGAAGTTCGGCACGGATGCCGGCGGTATGGACCCGGACTCCTCGAGCGGCCTGGCCCACCCGCGCACCTACGGTACGTATACGCGGATTCTCGGCAAGTACGTTCGCGACGAGGGCGTGCTCAGCCTCGAGGATGCCATCCGCAAGATGTCGTCCGCGGTCGCCACCCGCCTCTCGATACCGGATCGCGGCTTGCTTCGGCCGGGGATGTACGCCGACATCGTCGTCTTCGACCCCGCCACAGTGGCGGATCGTTCCACCTTTGAAGATCCGCACCAGCTGTCCGTCGGGATGAACCACGTCTTCGTGAACGGTGTCGCGGTGGTGCGGGATGGGGTGCACACTGGCGCCAAACCGGGTCGGGCCGTGCACGGTCCCGGATACCGTCAGCGCAGTCGGTAG
- a CDS encoding TetR/AcrR family transcriptional regulator: MAVAARRAPRQDRSRDTLNRLLEAGKAVAAERGFEGVVLAEVLTRARTSVGSFYARFASREAFLEAVCLRVADERAAEIDRFFDPVAWQGVDAAAIVATLVTNTVRWHRKGRTLLGAVLGYTRQQGARGPLQQAREALNRQIADRITTLLLAQRTTIDHPNPERAVRFALHLLWHTVREHIVFAEQLDGRPAPSDEDLAEELTLTLTRYLGIVPGHRRGAVRLRPGRRSQRSKR, translated from the coding sequence GTGGCAGTCGCCGCACGTCGTGCGCCTCGACAGGACCGCAGCCGAGACACGCTGAATCGCTTGCTCGAGGCGGGGAAGGCGGTTGCTGCGGAGCGTGGATTCGAAGGCGTCGTCCTGGCCGAGGTGCTGACGAGGGCCCGGACCTCGGTCGGGTCCTTCTATGCGCGGTTTGCGAGTCGTGAGGCCTTCCTCGAGGCGGTCTGCCTTCGCGTTGCCGACGAACGCGCTGCAGAGATCGATCGCTTTTTCGATCCGGTCGCATGGCAAGGGGTAGACGCCGCCGCGATCGTCGCTACCCTGGTGACCAATACGGTGCGCTGGCATCGCAAGGGGCGGACCTTGCTGGGTGCCGTGCTCGGCTATACGAGGCAGCAGGGCGCCCGCGGCCCGTTGCAGCAGGCCAGAGAAGCGCTAAATCGGCAGATTGCTGACCGGATCACGACGTTGCTCCTGGCGCAGCGTACCACGATAGATCACCCGAACCCGGAGCGGGCAGTCCGATTTGCCCTCCATCTGCTCTGGCACACGGTTCGGGAGCATATCGTCTTTGCCGAGCAGCTCGATGGTCGTCCGGCGCCGTCCGACGAGGACCTTGCCGAAGAGCTGACTCTCACGCTGACCCGTTACCTTGGAATCGTTCCCGGGCACCGTCGGGGCGCCGTCCGTCTGCGGCCGGGACGGCGGTCGCAGCGCTCGAAACGCTGA
- a CDS encoding aspartate aminotransferase family protein codes for MTEPSLAAVETELLSAYQARTPRSRALYQQALARLPGGDTRSSSFFLPYPLFLAKGVGCRVFDEDGNGYLDFLNNFTSLIHGHAHPATTAAIQAQAALGTAYGGACELQLRLAELIQRRFPSIELLRFCNSGTEATLGAIRTARAYTGRAKILKMEGAYHGAHDSVQVGVDAPYRGGLELGLTPGVRSEVVVGRFNDLPATLDLLREHRNELAAVIVEPFTGAGGGIPADRDFLEGLREATREYGVVLIFDEVVSFRFAPGGGQEYFGVRPDLTAFGKVIGGGLPVGAYGGRADLMATGDPTKPVSFAQSGTYNGNPLTMAAGLATLEALDADGIRRLNALGDALRATLQTSCDRAGLPATVTGLGSIMKLHLGVSQVRTSADAAAADQRLGRLMHWALLDAGIYTPSRQMYVLSTPMTESETAAFADAFGQAIDRIRPGIDRAA; via the coding sequence ATGACGGAGCCGTCGCTCGCAGCAGTGGAAACGGAGCTGCTATCGGCCTACCAGGCGCGAACCCCGCGTTCCCGCGCCCTGTACCAGCAGGCGCTCGCCCGACTGCCGGGCGGCGATACCAGAAGTTCCTCGTTCTTCCTGCCGTACCCCCTGTTCCTGGCCAAAGGAGTCGGTTGCCGAGTCTTTGACGAAGACGGCAACGGCTATCTCGACTTTCTCAACAACTTCACCTCGCTGATCCACGGTCACGCCCACCCGGCGACGACTGCGGCCATCCAGGCGCAGGCGGCGCTCGGCACCGCGTACGGCGGAGCGTGCGAGCTGCAGCTGCGCCTTGCCGAGCTGATTCAGCGGCGCTTTCCCTCGATCGAGTTGCTCCGCTTCTGCAACTCCGGTACCGAGGCAACGCTCGGCGCAATCCGCACGGCTCGCGCCTACACCGGTCGCGCCAAGATTCTCAAGATGGAGGGCGCCTATCATGGTGCGCACGACAGCGTCCAGGTCGGGGTGGACGCGCCGTATCGAGGCGGCCTCGAACTCGGACTGACGCCGGGCGTGCGGAGCGAGGTCGTGGTGGGGCGCTTCAACGACCTGCCGGCCACCCTCGATCTCTTGCGCGAGCACCGCAACGAGCTGGCGGCCGTGATCGTGGAGCCGTTTACCGGCGCCGGAGGAGGCATTCCCGCCGATCGGGACTTTCTCGAGGGACTGCGCGAGGCAACCCGTGAGTATGGTGTCGTGCTGATCTTCGACGAAGTCGTGAGCTTCCGATTCGCGCCGGGGGGCGGGCAGGAGTATTTCGGCGTTCGCCCTGATCTGACGGCGTTCGGAAAGGTGATCGGAGGCGGTCTGCCGGTGGGGGCCTACGGTGGCCGCGCCGATCTGATGGCAACGGGCGACCCGACCAAGCCCGTCAGCTTCGCACAGTCCGGCACCTACAACGGCAACCCGCTGACCATGGCGGCGGGCCTCGCCACCCTGGAGGCGCTCGATGCCGATGGCATTCGTCGCCTCAACGCTCTGGGCGACGCGCTCCGCGCAACGCTCCAGACCAGCTGCGATCGCGCCGGCCTCCCCGCCACCGTGACGGGCCTCGGCTCGATCATGAAGCTCCATCTGGGCGTCAGCCAGGTGCGCACCTCGGCCGATGCCGCGGCGGCCGATCAGCGGCTCGGTCGACTGATGCACTGGGCCTTGCTCGATGCCGGGATCTACACCCCCTCCCGGCAGATGTACGTGCTCTCGACCCCGATGACCGAATCGGAGACGGCCGCGTTCGCCGACGCCTTCGGGCAGGCGATCGACCGGATCCGGCCAGGCATCGATCGGGCGGCCTGA
- a CDS encoding DUF4440 domain-containing protein, whose amino-acid sequence MIRWLAVAALVVIPIGTVSAQQTAPVREIEALMQRLTDAVKRQDGPLMTSVYVLEDPLIFSSHAMFITKRDSLHAIYLAWDSTRTKGTFLAFDGLRYQPLGPNAVLVTGRLRLAPGTPTGTAADTLRGSWTGVFERRNGRWGLAHEHESFQR is encoded by the coding sequence ATGATTCGATGGCTGGCGGTAGCCGCGCTCGTTGTGATCCCGATCGGGACTGTTTCAGCCCAGCAGACCGCGCCGGTTCGAGAGATCGAAGCCTTGATGCAACGGCTCACCGATGCGGTCAAACGGCAGGATGGCCCCTTGATGACGAGCGTGTATGTGCTCGAGGATCCGCTGATCTTCAGCAGCCACGCCATGTTCATCACGAAGCGCGACTCACTCCACGCGATCTACCTGGCCTGGGATTCGACTCGGACCAAGGGAACCTTCCTGGCGTTCGACGGCCTGCGGTACCAACCTCTGGGCCCGAATGCCGTGCTGGTCACCGGCCGGCTCCGTCTGGCTCCTGGAACCCCGACCGGCACTGCGGCAGACACCCTGCGCGGCAGCTGGACGGGTGTCTTCGAACGCCGCAACGGCCGCTGGGGACTCGCCCACGAACACGAGTCGTTTCAGCGCTAA